In one window of Kosmotoga pacifica DNA:
- a CDS encoding HgcAB-like fusion protein, with translation MNMLKYIIVNTVETLLRGFPFPCKTGLIKIGNPDRNSPVFATCNYHLTVERVKRSLKGMNAYLLVANSRGINVWCAATGGLFTNHDVISILKTSGVEELVDHRKVILPQLAATGIESRNIQKKTGWKVIWGPVYAKDIPTFMENKLKKTSEMREVKFSWTQRIEIAAMWAFPFSAIAALLMIFLWREAIIPVITLLWGLPFLIFLSFPLYSKWLNPKRKRMSFSRYTLIFDFSRIPLILWGFFMLFLIGYSILVGYSSLGFILRWGVLSLIVVIIVSFDLMGSTPVYKSGLHEDRLLKVTLDEKKCKGAGFCEQVCPRNCYEMDRNRHIATMPSAEQCVQCGACIVQCPFDALYFESPKGEIIPPEDIRKFKLNFIGKRLVKVEDK, from the coding sequence ATGAATATGCTCAAATATATCATTGTGAATACTGTTGAAACCTTATTGAGAGGCTTTCCTTTTCCTTGTAAAACAGGTCTAATCAAAATTGGGAATCCGGACAGGAATTCACCTGTTTTTGCAACCTGCAATTATCATTTGACTGTGGAAAGAGTAAAAAGATCATTGAAGGGGATGAATGCTTATCTTCTTGTTGCTAATAGCAGAGGAATCAATGTATGGTGTGCTGCCACAGGTGGCCTTTTCACAAATCACGATGTTATTTCAATCCTAAAAACCAGTGGAGTTGAAGAACTTGTGGATCATAGAAAAGTGATACTGCCCCAGCTTGCTGCTACAGGCATTGAATCGAGAAACATCCAGAAAAAGACAGGCTGGAAGGTTATCTGGGGTCCGGTTTATGCAAAAGATATTCCTACCTTTATGGAAAACAAGCTCAAGAAAACATCGGAAATGCGGGAAGTAAAGTTCTCCTGGACCCAACGGATTGAAATAGCTGCTATGTGGGCATTCCCATTTTCAGCCATTGCAGCTCTTTTAATGATTTTTCTTTGGCGTGAGGCAATCATCCCAGTAATTACCCTTTTATGGGGATTGCCGTTTTTAATCTTTTTATCCTTCCCTTTATACTCTAAGTGGCTCAATCCAAAGAGGAAGAGAATGAGTTTCAGCAGATATACCTTGATCTTTGATTTCAGTCGTATTCCGCTGATTTTATGGGGATTCTTTATGCTTTTTCTTATCGGGTATAGCATTTTAGTTGGTTATTCTTCCTTAGGGTTTATACTTCGCTGGGGCGTCTTGTCACTCATTGTAGTCATTATTGTAAGCTTTGATTTGATGGGCAGCACTCCTGTTTACAAAAGTGGGTTACACGAAGACAGATTGTTAAAGGTTACTCTTGATGAGAAGAAATGCAAAGGTGCTGGTTTTTGTGAACAAGTTTGCCCAAGGAATTGCTATGAAATGGATAGGAATCGACATATTGCAACAATGCCGAGTGCAGAACAGTGTGTGCAATGCGGTGCTTGCATAGTTCAATGCCCCTTCGATGCTCTGTATTTTGAGAGTCCAAAAGGAGAAATAATCCCCCCAGAAGACATTAGAAAATTTAAATTAAACTTTATAGGTAAACGCCTTGTGAAAGTGGAAGATAAATGA
- a CDS encoding SDR family oxidoreductase: MRNNTGNKPILVLGGTGHYGRYIVRSLLEKGEPVRVLSRNAANARKILGDGPKIIEGDITSRESVVESLNGVKAVVISVSAFTPKLIRKLKLIERDSVLMVMEEAQKAGVSRLVYISVYDIREDLLRKLNIQFGSAQIKLEIEAALAKSEFNWTVLGAAPSMEIFFAMIRGDTMTVPGGGPPALPTVSPVDLGEIAAQTVLRYDLGGKRFRVTGPEALSFPEAAKRISDVTGKTIRFRKIPLLPLKIVSVLVWPFNPYLRYLLGFVKLMNNFPQDIAAQIPVDHQLLVETFDYTPTTLEMEARRRIELS; the protein is encoded by the coding sequence ATGAGAAATAATACGGGGAATAAACCAATCTTGGTTCTTGGAGGAACGGGGCACTACGGTCGATACATTGTCCGGAGTCTCCTGGAAAAAGGTGAGCCTGTCCGAGTCTTGAGCCGGAACGCCGCGAACGCCCGCAAGATTCTGGGCGACGGACCTAAAATCATTGAAGGGGATATCACATCAAGAGAATCGGTGGTTGAATCATTGAATGGAGTAAAAGCGGTTGTTATCAGTGTGTCTGCATTCACCCCAAAATTAATTAGGAAATTGAAACTCATTGAGCGAGACTCCGTTCTTATGGTCATGGAGGAGGCTCAGAAAGCAGGTGTGTCTCGCCTGGTGTATATTTCTGTTTACGACATCAGAGAGGATTTGCTTAGAAAACTCAATATTCAGTTTGGGAGTGCCCAGATCAAACTTGAGATCGAAGCAGCACTTGCCAAATCAGAATTTAACTGGACTGTTCTGGGTGCTGCCCCTTCAATGGAGATTTTCTTTGCCATGATACGTGGAGACACTATGACAGTACCCGGAGGAGGTCCACCTGCCCTTCCTACTGTTTCACCCGTGGATTTAGGAGAGATTGCAGCGCAAACAGTGCTTAGATATGACTTGGGTGGGAAGCGCTTTCGAGTGACCGGGCCTGAGGCGCTCTCATTTCCGGAGGCCGCAAAGCGTATTTCTGACGTAACCGGTAAGACTATAAGATTCAGAAAAATCCCACTGCTCCCCCTAAAGATAGTGTCGGTTCTTGTTTGGCCTTTCAACCCATATTTGCGGTACCTTCTGGGATTCGTCAAACTAATGAATAATTTTCCACAGGACATTGCGGCTCAAATTCCTGTTGACCACCAGTTGTTGGTAGAAACCTTTGATTACACGCCGACCACGCTGGAGATGGAAGCACGAAGACGGATTGAATTGTCATGA
- a CDS encoding SDR family NAD(P)-dependent oxidoreductase has product MLIEKMGLSRTALAGKVAIITGAGQGIGKELARALAWLGAKVIIAEIRDTGLEVEALIRSERGTALFVQTDVGDEKSIQALAEKAFNTFGKVDILVNNAIIYRPGTILELPIEAWDQVYAVNLRGAVLGIKAFLPGMLERKEGVIVTLTSSEGMPYMASYFASKVALQSLGLSLASELSEETGVSAFVFAPGMVDTPGGNRAFQALAPKYGMSYQEFINMSPNPGYNGLMPAEDCAAGFAYAIVHARDYHGQVVDPFQPLAKAGLLNFSPQSKFEVDGTAPTMSSSEKTTGEKSAIELAREVKKILEVVNKETNELDLFRKMWVTRVFRQRSGMGIKDWLEVVTELVSELETLDKAVEIGNTAKVENVCGKFPWLKSNLERLADYFKKNMKDAEGYFKDPEALSEALNVLAYRENTVRSLISALERKFKP; this is encoded by the coding sequence ATGCTGATCGAAAAAATGGGGTTATCTCGTACTGCCCTTGCGGGGAAAGTGGCAATCATCACAGGGGCAGGACAAGGAATCGGTAAAGAGTTAGCAAGAGCACTGGCATGGTTGGGAGCTAAGGTTATCATTGCTGAAATCAGGGATACAGGGCTTGAAGTTGAGGCTTTAATTCGTTCAGAAAGAGGCACAGCCCTCTTTGTCCAAACCGATGTCGGTGATGAAAAAAGCATCCAGGCATTAGCAGAAAAAGCTTTTAATACCTTTGGTAAGGTGGATATTCTGGTGAACAACGCCATTATCTACCGACCAGGTACCATACTGGAGCTCCCTATCGAGGCCTGGGATCAGGTTTATGCTGTGAACCTGCGGGGTGCGGTACTGGGTATCAAGGCATTTTTGCCAGGGATGCTCGAACGCAAGGAAGGCGTTATCGTGACGCTCACATCAAGCGAAGGCATGCCGTATATGGCCTCCTATTTTGCATCAAAAGTCGCCCTGCAGTCTCTTGGCCTATCCCTTGCGAGTGAATTGAGTGAAGAGACTGGTGTGTCAGCCTTTGTTTTTGCCCCCGGGATGGTAGATACACCTGGAGGGAATCGGGCGTTTCAGGCACTAGCACCAAAATACGGCATGTCCTATCAGGAGTTCATCAATATGAGTCCAAATCCAGGTTATAATGGATTGATGCCGGCTGAGGATTGCGCCGCAGGTTTTGCATACGCCATTGTCCACGCTCGCGATTACCACGGTCAGGTCGTCGATCCCTTTCAGCCTCTCGCCAAAGCGGGCCTTTTGAACTTTTCACCGCAATCTAAATTCGAAGTCGATGGCACTGCTCCAACTATGTCATCTTCTGAAAAAACTACCGGGGAAAAATCAGCGATCGAGCTTGCTAGAGAAGTAAAGAAAATCCTGGAAGTGGTTAACAAGGAAACCAATGAACTCGATCTATTCAGGAAAATGTGGGTTACCCGGGTATTTCGGCAAAGGTCTGGCATGGGCATTAAGGACTGGTTAGAGGTAGTTACAGAATTGGTTTCCGAACTTGAAACGCTTGATAAAGCCGTAGAAATCGGTAATACCGCAAAAGTTGAAAATGTTTGTGGTAAGTTCCCATGGTTGAAGAGCAACCTAGAGAGGCTCGCTGATTACTTTAAGAAGAATATGAAAGACGCAGAAGGATATTTTAAGGATCCTGAAGCTTTGTCTGAAGCCCTGAACGTTTTAGCCTACCGGGAAAATACTGTACGTTCACTCATCTCAGCATTGGAGCGAAAATTTAAACCGTAG